One Deltaproteobacteria bacterium DNA segment encodes these proteins:
- a CDS encoding LLM class F420-dependent oxidoreductase, producing MTTMEYGLHLPASSAGVKPEELVRFAQQAEALGFYCITVADHVVVPKNISVPYPYTVDGKYPGTGYHLETLMTMGYLAGATKRIRFVSSVMILPYRNPIVTAKMLASLDVLSGGRVIVGAGVGWMKEEFETIRTENFAERGKVTDEYIAAFRELWTSDNPSFTGKYCSFSNIIFLPKPVQQPTIPIWIGGHSKQAIRRAARLGDGWHPIGGVPTIPLEPEGIKQDMDMLFEYAVKAGRDPKKIRIALKGSLFDREKQITPGKRRRFIGSAEEVASDIRDYRAAGVDTMIFDVRQPTINETLERMDWMTKEVFPKV from the coding sequence ATGACCACGATGGAATACGGCTTACATCTGCCGGCGTCGAGCGCGGGCGTTAAACCTGAAGAGTTGGTGCGTTTCGCCCAACAAGCCGAAGCGCTCGGTTTCTACTGCATCACCGTCGCCGATCACGTCGTCGTGCCGAAAAATATTTCGGTGCCCTATCCCTACACCGTCGACGGTAAATATCCCGGTACCGGTTATCACTTGGAAACGCTGATGACGATGGGTTATCTCGCCGGTGCGACCAAACGCATTCGCTTCGTCAGCAGTGTGATGATCTTGCCCTATCGCAATCCCATCGTCACCGCTAAGATGCTCGCGAGTCTGGATGTTCTTTCCGGCGGTCGTGTCATCGTCGGCGCCGGCGTCGGCTGGATGAAAGAAGAGTTCGAAACGATTCGAACTGAAAATTTCGCCGAGCGCGGCAAAGTGACCGACGAGTATATCGCGGCGTTTAGAGAGCTGTGGACCAGCGACAATCCGAGCTTCACCGGCAAGTATTGTAGCTTCTCCAACATTATATTCTTGCCCAAGCCGGTGCAGCAGCCGACGATCCCGATCTGGATCGGCGGCCACAGCAAACAAGCGATTCGCCGCGCCGCGCGCTTGGGCGACGGCTGGCATCCCATCGGCGGCGTGCCGACGATCCCTTTAGAACCGGAGGGGATCAAACAAGACATGGACATGCTTTTCGAATACGCGGTCAAGGCCGGGCGCGATCCGAAAAAAATTCGCATCGCATTGAAAGGCTCCCTGTTCGACCGTGAGAAACAAATCACGCCGGGAAAACGTCGCCGTTTTATCGGCAGCGCTGAAGAAGTTGCGTCGGACATTCGCGATTACCGCGCCGCGGGAGTAGACACCATGATCTTCGACGTGCGCCAACCGACTATCAATGAAACTCTCGAGCGCATGGATTGGATGACGAAGGAAGTGTTCCCCAAGGTTTAA
- a CDS encoding helix-turn-helix domain-containing protein, with the protein MNFQTHKQKLLKNPTVKQEYEKLGPEFQLAQSLIKARMKKGWTQSELARRVGMQQPNIARLEGGNYDRVSLPTLKKVARALGAVIEIKLSA; encoded by the coding sequence ATGAATTTTCAAACGCACAAGCAAAAACTGCTAAAAAACCCGACAGTAAAGCAGGAATACGAAAAGCTCGGACCGGAGTTCCAACTCGCGCAAAGCCTGATCAAAGCCCGGATGAAGAAAGGTTGGACGCAGTCGGAACTAGCCCGCCGGGTCGGCATGCAACAGCCTAACATCGCACGACTCGAAGGTGGCAACTACGATCGGGTTTCATTACCTACTCTGAAAAAAGTAGCCCGCGCACTTGGAGCGGTTATTGAGATTAAACTTTCCGCGTAA